The following are from one region of the Halictus rubicundus isolate RS-2024b chromosome 15, iyHalRubi1_principal, whole genome shotgun sequence genome:
- the Ctrip gene encoding E3 ubiquitin-protein ligase ctrip isoform X1 produces the protein MADQQDQLSSGGSVETADASAGTSKPRGNSSSNSSSGYRKRQSTGSISDTVEGKRRRETIDNSQTSQVFNNTSYEKTTDTFKTVGKAKGDNKSHGSGLESYLGNTWRPQHKVQQSNYNISGSSTRVRSTTRTNLPELNLKAIDCIAARTRSRTPQNSQAISQGHNSFDLSLTSGYNNSEGLTYNNLVPASSATQLTSHPSTSRGRGLRMSECLEGFVSAVKALFPISTQTYHQEGSKSHGGATCASSSASNQVLSVKSSIRVGNAASNSVESGGGALAHDGAGTSGITTTATANPPVSATAAANLTHPYSTHKHILRSRAKLSGEQPKELPTSNKTSGKHHKKDTTTGTCSSSRHRSSSRARKAVFESGSGGVGSVMSGSESVTNSATPTSVSSTVPVNQLVTTTGEDESASTATSATASGGPSGMSATTGDSESDDGEVGRLQALLEARGLPPHVFGAFGPRVQHLLNRSMGASSAAKAQQLLAGLQAVDDEGEQLQAVIGMGEILVMGNEDTLTGFPVKQVVAALINLLGIEHNFVIMTHACRALTYMMEALPRSSTVVVDAVPVFLQKLESIECMDVAEQCLTALAMLSRRHSKTILHAGGVSACLKFVDFFNITAQRAALTITANCCQNLHPDDFHLVADSLPLLTSRLTNQDKKSVECVCQAFSRLVDSFQHDPVTLHKIINAELLQNLQQLLMITPPVNSIGNFITVLRMLSVISNRCSDLAQLLLQQNIAFTLSYLLTGSLEVKTEDVELVPRSPQEWFEITCLIEELMPPLPTDGIFSVNSLLERTTNQQENVHWEWRDERHCYHPFSTIDSRIIEMAFQNGEDEICLSSLGRTYTIDLTVMKQINEDIGVARSIFRRVNTHPAEGKSPTCLSSMDVVPPVIETNEWLVSFIRTLFSVLYEVYSSSAGPAVKCKCLRALLRMVYYASTDLLKDVLKNQVVSSHIAGMLASQDLRIVIGALQMASILMKRLPQVFGVHFHREGVLHQIRQLADPEVPLGVSPPKCPSGTSLPTPQPGPSNTSISSTTMLSSSNATSPIASPSTNGNILFGTIATCQLKPNLSASMEAHARNELNSIDDVSTPQSAHVRIGDVLRRRRQQGKKGRFSRLGGTTPQQTQQPESLFTGFPPKNTRFLGNLNPARWGRKPSSSSSTSDKRDSSSSTSLSKPPSNSSLTAGNRDKAKAWVREQAAQFLTRYQDNAPCTHPAMTVLSRLTAAIQRLQSNELDEMLSALTELRDIVLESDISPFEMNYSGLIKALLNYLTTTEAPGNRYDRLRMFWKLFAESTIMQQSNNIMDLNPGAFGALVAKLNSCVAQLEQFPVKVHDLPAGSGAGRGGTSALKFFNTHQLKCNLQRHPDCNNLKQWKGGTVKIDPLALVQAIERYLMVRGYGRIREAESMVSDDDNSEDDIDDTLAAVVISQGSAKHKLQFLIGDEVLPFNMTVYQAVRQFGCSGIDHSEAEADGEPPLGHDAVWVQTHTIYYRPVPEEETITSPKPGSSSQGNSRKGKGKSTKISSKRKEDSLWLEGAVPAQRCPLEPYLSPTLPPSVTISDASLDGLCLLRLLHALNRHWGVLFPYVKSVSLLSPQDFINNKIAAKASRQLQDPLVIMTGNLPLWLQQIATVCPFLFPFETRQLLLYATSFDRDRALQRLLDSAPELSGSDSQERVTPRLERRKRTISRTDILKQAEQVIQDLASSKALLEVQYVNEVGTGLGPTLEFYALVSQELQRTDLDLWHGSSNPTEAGYVNAPHGLFPMPISWNTKVSHLAKLKTKLKFLGKFMAKAIYDSRMLDLPFSLTFYRWLLGEEHTLSVSDLAYVSPEVHRTLSKLQEVVRQKESIEKDQTLRPHEKAQLIESLSLDGCPISDLGLIFELPGYENIELRKGGSDIPVNIYNLDQYIKLVVHWSLYEGIFRQMEAFREGFESVFPLSQLRLFFPEELEAVFCGHAQTGGKWDVKTLSECCRTDHGYTPDSRAIRFLFEVMSKYNSEEQRQFVQFVTGSPRLPVGGFKSLTPPLTIVRKAFDPSMKTDDFLPSVMTCVNYLKLPDYTTLEIMREKLRIAAQEGQHSFHLS, from the exons ATGGCAGATCAACAAGATCAGTTGTCATCAGGGGGGTCTGTAGAGACGGCAGATGCTTCAGCAGGCACCTCTAAGCCTAGAGGAAACAGCTCTAGCAACAGTAGCAGTGGTTATAGAAAACGACAGAGCACCGGTTCTATTTCAGACACTGTAGAAGGAAAAAGGCGTAGAGAAACTATCGATAACTCGCAAACATCTCAAGTTTTTAATAATACTTCGTATGAAAAAACGACTGATACTTTCAAAACAGTAGGTAAAGCAAAAGGTGATAACAAGAGTCATGGCAGTGGCTTAGAATCATATCTAG GTAATACTTGGAGGCCTCAGCACAAGGTTCAGCAATCAAATTATAATATCAGTGGGAGTAGTACAAGAGTTCGTAGTACGACGAGAACAAATTTACCAGAGTTAAATTTGAAAGCTATCGACTGTATCGCTGCAAGGACTCGTTCCAGAACACCGCAAAATTCGCAAGCCATATCACAAGGACATAATAGTTTCGATTTATCGCTAACCAGTGGCTACAATAACAGCGAAGGGTTAACATATAACAACTTGGTACCAGCATCAAGTGCTACACAACTTACTAGTCATCCATCCACATCCAGAGGAAGAG GCCTGAGGATGAGCGAATGTCTGGAAGGATTTGTGTCTGCTGTCAAAGCACTTTTTCCAATATCAACACAAACGTATCATCAAGAAG GATCAAAGTCTCACGGCGGTGCAACCTGCGCGAGTAGCAGTGCGAGTAATCAAGTTTTGAGTGTGAAGTCCAGCATCAGAGTGGGTAACGCAGCCAGTAATTCTGTGGAGAGCGGTGGGGGGGCGTTGGCACATGACGGGGCAGGCACTAGTGGCATCACAACAACAGCCACTGCCAATCCACCTGTGTCTGCCACCGCCGCTGCCAACCTTACACACCCTTATTCTACGCACAAGCATATATTACGTTCTCGCGCAAAACTCTCCGGTGAGCAACCTAAAGAACTGCCAACTAGTAACAAAACTTCGGGAAAGCATCACAAGAAAGACACTACAACGGGTACTTGTTCAAGCTCCAG ACACCGCTCTTCGTCACGTGCACGAAAAGCAGTGTTTGAGAGCGGGTCTGGAGGAGTGGGAAGTGTAATGTCAGGATCTGAATCCGTCACCAATAGCGCTACTCCAACATCAGTCTCGTCAACTGTTCCTGTTAATCAACTGGTGACAACAACAGGCGAAGACGAATCCGCATCTACAGCTACATCTGCAACTG CAAGTGGTGGACCATCTGGAATGTCGGCTACTACAGGGGACAGTGAAAGCGACGATGGCGAAGTTGGAAGGCTTCAAGCGTTACTGGAAGCAAGAGGATTGCCTCCTCACGTATTTGGCGCATTTGGTCCACGAGTGCAACATCTGTTGAATAGAAGCATGGGCGCAAGTTCTG CTGCAAAAGCACAACAGCTCCTTGCTGGACTACAAGCTGTTGATGATGAAGGTGAACAGCTACAGGCTGTTATCGGAATGGGTGAAATTCTTGTGATGGGAAACGAGGACACATTAACTGGTTTTCCAGTGAAACAAGTGGTTGCAGCTTTAATCAATTTGCTCGGGATAGAACACaattttgtaataatgacaCACGCCTGTCGTGCTCTAACTTACATGATGGAAGCTCTACCCCGATCGTCAACAGTTGTGGTGGACGCTGTTCCAGTGTTCTTACAAAAACTAGAATCTATCGAGTGCATGGACGTGGCAGAACAATGTTTGACAGCATTGGCAATGCTATCACGTCGGCACAGTAAAACTATTTTACACGCG GGAGGAGTATCAGCTTGCCTGAAATTCGTTGATTTCTTTAATATCACGGCTCAACGGGCAGCGCTAACTATTACAGCGAACTGTTGTCAGAATCTCCATCCTGATGATTTTCATTTGGTAGCTGACAGTTTGCCTTTACTCACTAGTAGACTGACAAATCAGGATAAAAAAAGCGTCGAATGTGTTTGTCAAGCATTTAGTCGTTTAGTTGATAGTTTTCAACATGATCCTGTAACTTTGCATAAAATCATCAATGCAGAACTTCTTCAAAACTTACAACAACTG CTTATGATTACACCACCGGTCAACAGTATTGGTAATTTCATAACAGTACTACGAATGCTCTCTGTGATATCGAATCGCTGTTCTGATTTGGCACAGCTGCTACTGCAACAAAATATAGCTTTCACGCTGAGTTATCTTTTAACCGGCTCATTGGAAGTAAAAACAGAGGATGTCGAACTAGTGCCACGCTCTCCGCAAGAGTGGTTTGAAATCACTTGTTTGATAGAGGAACTGATGCCTCCGCTACCAACAGACGGTATATTTAGTGTAAATAGTTTACTCGAAAGGACCACTAATCAGCAGGAGAACGTTCATTGGGAATGGCGTGACGAAAGACACTGTTACCATCCATTTAGTACCATCGATTCTAGAATTATTGAG ATGGCATTTCAGAATGGCGAGGATGAGATTTGTCTGTCTTCTTTAGGACGAACTTATACAATAGATCTAACTGTGATGAAACAAATCAATGAAGACATTGGAGTAGCAAGAAGCATTTTTCGTCGAGTGAATACTCATCCCGCAGAAGGCAAAAGTCCTACATGTTTGTCAAG cATGGATGTTGTACCTCCAGTAATCGAAACGAACGAATGGTTAGTGTCTTTCATTCGAACTTTATTCTCTGTGCTGTACGAAGTATATAGCAGTTCCGCCGGTCCTGCTGTAAAATGTAAATGTCTTCGAGCTCTCTTACGTATGGTTTACTATGCTTCAACTGATTTACTTAAG GATGTCTTGAAAAACCAAGTAGTATCGTCACACATTGCGGGTATGCTGGCGTCCCAAGATTTGCGAATTGTTATCGGAGCTCTTCAGATGGCAAGTATACTAATGAAGAGGCTACCACAAGTGTTTGGAGTTCACTTTCACCGTGAGGGTGTATTGCATCAAATACGACAACTAGCTGATCCTGAAGTACCTCTTGGTGTTTCACCACCCAAGTGTCCTTCTG gtacATCATTACCAACTCCACAACCGGGTCCGTCTAATACATCAATTTCTTCCACCACAATGTTGTCTTCTAGTAACGCCACATCTCCAATAGCTTCTCCATCAACAAATGGTAACATACTGTTCGGTACAATAGCAACATGTCAGTTAAAACCAAATCTATCTGCGTCGATGGAAGCACACGCTAGAAATGAATTGAACTCCATAGATGACGTCTCAACGCCACAAAGTGCTCACGT GAGAATTGGGGACGTTCTAAGGAGAAGGAGACAACAAGGCAAGAAGGGTCGTTTTTCTAGGCTAGGCGGTACAACACCACAACAAACCCAACAACCTGAATCACTTTTCACTGGTTTCCCTCCTAAGAATACTCGTTTCTTAGGCAATCTCAATCCCGCTAGATGGGGTCGGAAACCATCGTCGTCGAGTTCTACGAGCGACAAAAGAGATTCAAGCTCCTCAACAAGCCTCTCGAAGCCACCGAGTAATTCGAGTTTAACGGCGGGTAACCGAGACAAGGCTAAAGCATGGGTTCGTGAACAGGCTGCTCAATTCTTGACTCGCTACCAGGATAATGCTCCTTGCACACACCCTGCGATGACAGTTCTTTCGAGACTCACTGCTGCTATACAACGGTTACAATCaaat GAATTGGACGAAATGTTGTCAGCCCTTACTGAATTGCGAGATATAGTACTCGAAAGTGATATATCTCCGTTCGAGATGAATTACAGTGGTCTTATTAAAGCTCTGCTCAACTACCTCACTACTACGGAAGCTCCCGGCAATCGTTACGACCGTCTTCGTATGTTCTGGAAATTGTTCGCAGAATCAACTATT ATGCAGCAAAGCAACAATATTATGGATCTTAATCCTGGAGCATTTGGCGCTCTAGTTGCAAAACTGAATAGTTGTGTTGCACAGTTGGAACAGTTCCCTGTAAAAGTTCATGATTTGCCGGCAGGATCTGGTGCTGGCCGTGGAGGCACTAGTGCTCTTAAGTTCTTCAATACGCATCAACTTAAG TGCAATCTCCAACGACATCCAGATTGtaacaatttgaaacagtggaaGGGAGGTACCGTCAAGATAGATCCCCTTGCATTAGTACAAGCAATCGAACGCTATTTAATGGTTCGTGGATACGGTAGAATACGCGAAGCAGAATCTATGGTTAGTGACGACGATAACAGTGAAGACGACATAGACGACACTCTG GCAGCGGTAGTTATAAGTCAAGGATCAGCAAAGCATAAGCTGCAATTCTTGATCGGGGACGAAGTATTGCCTTTCAATATGACGGTTTATCAAGCTGTCAGACAATTTGGTTGTTCTGGGATTGATCATTCTGAAGCAGAAGCTGACGGTGAACCACCCCTTGGTCATGATGCTGTTTGGGTGCAAACACATACAATTTATTATAG GCCCGTACCAGAGGAAGAAACTATAACATCACCAAAACCTGGATCAAGTTCGCAAGGTAATAGCCGTAAAGGCAAAGGAAAAAGTACAAAGATCAGTTCTAAAAGGAAAGAAGACAGTTTGTGGCTCGAAGGAGCAGTTCCAGCACAACGATGCCCACTCGAACCTTATCTGTCACCAACCTTGCCACCTTCAGTTACCATTAGTGACGCTTCATTAGATGGTTTGTGCTTACTGCGTCTGTTACATGCGTTAAATCGTCACTGGGGTGTTCTCTTCCCTTATGTGAAGAGTGTGAGTCTACTTTCACCGCAAGACTTTATTAATAATAAGATAGCTGCGAAAGCAAGTAGACAATTGCAAGATCCGTTGGTAATCATGACTGGTAACTTACCTTTGTGGCTACAACAAATCGCTACAGTCTG TCCATTCCTGTTTCCATTCGAAACGAGACAATTATTACTCTATGCTACATCGTTTGATCGAGACAGAGCTCTGCAACGACTTCTGGATTCTGCACCAGAATTATCAGGATCAGACAGTCAGGAACGCGTTACGCCGCGTTTGGAGCGGAGGAAAAGAACTATATCGAGAACTGACATTCTCAAACAAGCGGAACAAGTTATACAAGACTTAGCGTCTAGCAAAGCCTTACTTGAAGTGCAATATGTCAAcgag GTTGGCACCGGTCTTGGCCCAACGTTGGAATTTTATGCTTTAGTCTCTCAAGAATTACAACGTACTGATCTTGACCTGTGGCATGGTAGTTCAAATCCCACCGAAGCAGGATACGTTAATGCTCCGCACGGGCTTTTCCCAATGCCAATCTCATGGAATACCAAAGTATCCCATCTTGCGAAGCTTAAAACAAAGTTAAAATTCCTTGGAAAGTTCATGGCAAAAGCAATATACGATTCAAGAATg cTGGACTTGCCATTTAGTTTAACTTTCTATCGCTGGTTACTGGGAGAAGAGCATACTTTAAGCGTATCCGACTTAGCATACGTGAGCCCCGAAGTACATCGAACTCTTAGCAAACTACAAGAAGTCGTTAGACAAAAGGAATCTATCGAGAAAGATCAGACATTGAGGCCACACGAAAAAGCACAATTAATAGAATCGTTAAGCCTAGATGGTTGTCCGATTTCGGATCTTGGCCTCATTTTTGAATTACCAGGTTACGAGAACATCGAATTAAGGAAAGGCGGAAGCGATATACCCGTCAACATATATAATCTGGACCAGTATATCAAg ttgGTGGTACATTGGTCTTTGTATGAAGGTATCTTCAGGCAAATGGAAGCTTTTAGAGAAGGATTCGAATCTGTATTCCCACTATCACAATTAAGACTATTCTTCCCTGAAGAACTCGAAGCTGTGTTCTGCGGGCATGCACAAACTGGTGGCAAGTGGGATGTAAAAACACTTTCGGAATGTTGTAGAACTGATCACGGATATACTCCAGATTCTCGTGCAATTCGGTTTTTGTTTGAAGTTATGTCAAAATATAACAGTGAAGAGCAAAGGCAATTTGTTCAATTCGTCACGGGATCACCTCGTTTACCAGTTGGAG GTTTTAAGAGTTTAACGCCACCATTAACAATAGTGCGCAAAGCATTTGATCCATCTATGAAGACGGACGATTTCTTACCATCTGTAATGACTTGCGTTAATTACTTAAAACTGCCCGATTACACAACCTTAGAAATAATGCGGGAAAAGTTGCGAATAGCTGCACAAGAAGGACAACACTCGTTCCACCTTTCCTAG